In a single window of the Diospyros lotus cultivar Yz01 chromosome 10, ASM1463336v1, whole genome shotgun sequence genome:
- the LOC127811092 gene encoding zinc-finger homeodomain protein 5-like yields MSSFNSNKPNVVYRECLKNHAAAIGLAAYDGCQEFLAVGREGTPEAFKCVVCNCHRNFHRKETIAGLHQLPPQLQFVAHQGPPPGIQFPLGLPDTTIAPKKGRSRTVFSKEQKQKMLDLAEKLGWRVLEGKKELIHHCCEEVGVKTSSFRDWVYNNKP; encoded by the coding sequence ATGAGTTCCTTCAATTCAAACAAACCTAATGTAGTTTATCGGGAATGTTTGAAGAACCATGCCGCTGCCATTGGACTTGCGGCATATGATGGATGTCAGGAGTTCCTTGCAGTTGGCCGCGAAGGCACTCCTGAAGCATTCAAGTGTGTTGTTTGCAATTGCCACCGAAACTTCCATCGGAAGGAGACAATAGCTGGGTTGCACCAACTTCCTCCCCAGTTGCAATTTGTGGCGCACCAAGGACCCCCGCCTGGAATCCAGTTCCCGTTGGGCTTACCAGACACAACTATAGCTCCAAAGAAGGGAAGATCTCGAACTGTATTCAGTAAGGAACAAAAGCAAAAGATGTTGGATTTAGCGGAGAAGCTTGGATGGAGGGTTCTAGAAGGGAAAAAGGAACTGATTCACCACTGCTGCGAAGAGGTCGGTGTAAAGACAAGCTCTTTTAGAGATTGGGTTTATAACAATAAACCCTAG